One genomic window of Actinoplanes lobatus includes the following:
- a CDS encoding protein kinase family protein, translating into MTTDHGTWTVIERVLPGTPLSQVDPATVDPSALVTPLAAMRDQPPPRPGMPSIFDWLRGRLEDDQLTDLRPGTTVAPPSERRTALAILDGLASDHTPALPWGDASSGNIIASGPRRWMYIDPRGVTGEHTYDAVVLAIRIAAVYPSPEIPEYIAELARTSSTRLRAWMKIAEIARVSVPSWLSDSRQSMFGGREPPRPRGRVRLWIGRLPSLGICATS; encoded by the coding sequence GTGACCACCGATCACGGAACCTGGACGGTAATCGAGCGGGTGCTCCCCGGAACGCCGCTCAGCCAGGTAGATCCCGCAACCGTCGATCCCTCAGCACTTGTCACGCCCTTGGCGGCGATGCGGGACCAGCCGCCACCACGACCCGGCATGCCATCAATCTTCGACTGGCTTCGCGGCCGCCTCGAAGACGATCAACTCACCGACCTTCGCCCCGGCACCACCGTCGCGCCTCCGAGCGAACGACGAACTGCGCTCGCGATACTGGATGGCCTCGCCAGCGACCACACGCCAGCTCTGCCATGGGGGGACGCCTCCAGCGGCAACATCATCGCGAGCGGCCCTCGTCGCTGGATGTACATCGACCCTCGTGGTGTAACCGGCGAGCACACCTATGACGCGGTTGTTCTCGCGATTCGGATCGCTGCGGTATATCCCTCTCCTGAGATCCCGGAGTACATCGCAGAGTTGGCCCGAACCAGCTCCACTCGACTGCGTGCATGGATGAAGATCGCCGAGATCGCGCGCGTATCGGTGCCGTCCTGGCTGTCGGATTCCCGGCAATCGATGTTCGGGGGACGTGAACCACCTCGCCCACGAGGGCGTGTACGACTGTGGATAGGTCGGCTTCCATCCCTAGGGATCTGTGCGACGAGTTGA
- a CDS encoding HAD family hydrolase — protein sequence MQSHDLIRYVDGIATRFDGMDPRLLKPHPFLWGRGLASVAATRIGAAFIGDSVTDIEAGRTDGIPAIGYANKPGKYQRLTDAGADVVIESMLVLASELHHSEVRPAP from the coding sequence TTGCAAAGCCACGACCTTATTCGCTACGTCGATGGGATCGCCACGCGGTTCGACGGGATGGATCCTCGCCTGCTTAAGCCGCACCCGTTCCTTTGGGGCCGCGGCCTTGCCTCTGTGGCCGCGACGCGGATCGGAGCGGCCTTTATAGGGGACTCGGTCACCGACATCGAGGCAGGCAGGACCGATGGCATTCCCGCCATCGGGTACGCCAACAAGCCGGGCAAATACCAGCGTCTGACCGATGCGGGAGCCGATGTCGTGATCGAGTCGATGCTTGTGCTGGCGAGCGAGCTGCACCACAGCGAAGTCAGGCCAGCGCCATGA
- a CDS encoding type VII secretion target — translation MGLPSSEEVSLATQALRSEASVWNAQGGRLAELSAQVEAMEFGRVEAGLFQIMVSPYNDVVRAVAARCMEGRAAMTDMADTLRRAADIYESEDQAGAHRIKDVY, via the coding sequence ATGGGTTTGCCCAGTTCGGAAGAGGTTTCGCTGGCCACTCAGGCTCTGCGCTCCGAGGCATCGGTATGGAACGCGCAGGGCGGGAGGCTCGCCGAACTCAGCGCACAGGTCGAGGCCATGGAGTTCGGCCGGGTCGAGGCCGGCCTGTTTCAGATCATGGTGAGCCCGTACAACGACGTCGTTCGAGCTGTGGCCGCCCGTTGCATGGAGGGCCGGGCCGCGATGACGGACATGGCCGACACGCTACGCAGGGCGGCGGATATCTACGAGTCCGAGGATCAGGCGGGCGCGCACCGAATCAAGGATGTCTACTGA